In a genomic window of Sulfurisphaera tokodaii str. 7:
- a CDS encoding TRM11 family SAM-dependent methyltransferase → MKSYAILNQNNLFLSLEELKAIIDSDEVEYYHGVALFNKEPNNVAKRSSLIKYSGRVIAISHDVNEIVKNIKGECFSVDPTVITKEYKSEFLSIYDRIINNIKVSKKCKKMDLIFTEGLIIAGLRVEEKDNESLFKHSKKPYSQSGTLSPDIGRLMVNLSKSRKTILDPFVGTGTILIEAKWLGLNCIGLDVDSKMIEKSLVNLRYFGYECDILRGDATSLPFNNIEAIVTDPPYGRSVSVREGINNLYEGFFYSASNITRTLVFTTDSKLDWRDKLKEVGFNDISIHFIYEHKSLSRAIYVVRKK, encoded by the coding sequence ATGAAATCTTATGCTATTTTAAACCAGAATAATCTATTTTTATCCTTAGAAGAACTTAAAGCAATAATAGATTCTGATGAAGTAGAATATTATCATGGTGTAGCCTTATTTAATAAAGAACCTAATAATGTTGCCAAAAGATCAAGTTTAATTAAATATAGTGGGAGAGTTATTGCTATATCCCATGATGTAAATGAAATAGTAAAAAATATAAAGGGTGAATGTTTTTCCGTTGATCCTACTGTTATAACTAAGGAATATAAAAGTGAGTTTTTATCTATATATGATAGAATTATAAATAATATAAAAGTATCAAAGAAATGTAAAAAAATGGATTTGATCTTTACAGAAGGATTAATTATAGCTGGTCTTAGGGTTGAGGAAAAGGATAATGAAAGCTTATTTAAGCATTCTAAAAAGCCTTATTCTCAATCTGGTACTTTATCTCCAGACATAGGTAGACTAATGGTTAATCTTTCTAAAAGTAGAAAAACGATCCTAGACCCTTTTGTAGGAACCGGGACAATATTAATAGAGGCTAAATGGTTAGGACTTAATTGTATTGGTCTTGATGTTGATAGTAAAATGATAGAAAAGAGCTTAGTTAATTTAAGGTACTTTGGTTATGAATGTGATATCTTAAGAGGAGATGCAACATCTTTACCTTTTAATAATATTGAAGCTATTGTTACTGATCCTCCCTATGGTAGATCTGTAAGTGTAAGGGAGGGGATAAACAATCTGTATGAGGGCTTCTTCTATTCGGCAAGCAATATAACGCGTACTTTAGTTTTTACTACGGACTCTAAATTAGATTGGAGAGATAAGTTAAAGGAAGTTGGTTTTAATGATATTTCAATCCATTTTATTTATGAGCATAAAAGTTTAAGCAGAGCAATATACGTGGTAAGAAAAAAATGA
- the rnz gene encoding ribonuclease Z, producing the protein MITVYFIGTGGGAPNKRGLPAIMVRREGFDALFDCGEGTQWRMMEHNLSFMKIKLIGITHMHGDHVLGLPGMIETMGMYSRKESLLLMGPKELKEFLEDIFKKTYFYPNFEIQIIDKYEDENIKISTFETCHTIESQGYLFEEKDRLKIDIDKLRKEGIKDWRIIRMLKEGKRVEINGKVLLPEDYLIVKKGIRIAYTGDTGPCEKVINAVKDVDLLIHDSTFIDEKEAYKYGHSNSYDAAYVALKANVKRLALFHISPRYDDTYEMLIKAKRIFEKTFVAEPLSYYIIRQKE; encoded by the coding sequence ATGATTACAGTATATTTTATAGGTACTGGTGGAGGAGCTCCTAATAAAAGGGGCTTACCAGCAATTATGGTTAGAAGGGAAGGTTTTGATGCTCTATTTGATTGTGGTGAAGGAACCCAATGGAGGATGATGGAGCATAATCTTAGTTTTATGAAAATAAAACTCATTGGAATTACTCATATGCATGGTGATCATGTTTTAGGCTTACCTGGAATGATCGAAACCATGGGTATGTATAGTAGAAAAGAATCATTACTTTTAATGGGACCAAAAGAATTAAAAGAATTTCTAGAGGATATTTTTAAAAAAACTTATTTTTACCCAAATTTTGAGATACAGATAATAGATAAATACGAAGACGAAAATATTAAGATTAGTACTTTTGAAACATGCCATACAATAGAATCACAAGGATATTTATTTGAGGAAAAGGATAGACTAAAGATTGATATTGATAAATTGAGAAAAGAGGGAATAAAGGATTGGAGAATTATAAGGATGCTAAAAGAAGGAAAAAGAGTGGAAATAAATGGAAAAGTTCTATTACCGGAAGATTATTTAATAGTAAAAAAGGGTATAAGAATTGCATATACGGGAGATACGGGACCTTGTGAGAAGGTTATAAATGCTGTAAAAGATGTGGATCTTCTTATCCATGATTCTACTTTTATTGATGAAAAAGAAGCTTATAAATATGGACATTCAAATAGTTATGATGCAGCATATGTAGCATTAAAAGCTAATGTGAAAAGGTTAGCTCTTTTTCACATAAGTCCAAGATATGATGATACATACGAAATGCTAATAAAGGCTAAAAGAATTTTTGAAAAAACTTTTGTAGCTGAACCATTATCTTATTATATTATTCGTCAGAAGGAATAG
- a CDS encoding RNA-binding domain-containing protein — MTKIIIEVEVRPSEDENKVLQAIRNLFDFENLKEEKSGYTKILVAESHTLLSLQKFHRKLREERILDAARKYLTKNLIGNVITFMLNKQAAAVGKISFVDDEKESPLGPIKVTIEYKDPQALIDWLTPKTAKGVPLWENPIPSDE, encoded by the coding sequence ATGACAAAGATTATCATAGAAGTAGAGGTTAGACCTTCAGAAGATGAGAATAAAGTACTTCAAGCTATTAGAAATTTATTTGATTTTGAAAATCTGAAAGAAGAAAAAAGTGGCTACACAAAGATACTAGTTGCAGAATCGCACACACTCCTTAGTTTACAAAAGTTTCACAGAAAATTAAGGGAAGAGAGAATTCTTGATGCAGCAAGAAAGTATTTAACTAAGAATCTGATCGGAAACGTTATTACTTTTATGTTAAATAAACAAGCTGCAGCAGTAGGAAAAATCTCTTTTGTAGATGATGAAAAAGAATCCCCTCTAGGGCCTATAAAGGTAACAATAGAGTACAAAGACCCTCAAGCGCTTATTGATTGGTTAACCCCTAAGACCGCTAAAGGCGTTCCTCTTTGGGAGAATCCTATTCCTTCTGACGAATAA
- a CDS encoding AAA family ATPase — MKIIAITGMPGSGKGELAKLLREKGIKVITMSDVLREKYYKEAKEGERLMDFAKRIRELYGKGAVAKLCIEKIGKEEIVAFDGVRNWEEIEEFKKIGNVTIIAVHSPPKLRYERLLKRGRKDDTLTVEGLMKRDWEELEMGIGNVIALADYILINDSTIEEFKSKAEELLKRIL, encoded by the coding sequence ATTAAAATAATTGCAATTACTGGTATGCCCGGATCTGGAAAAGGGGAACTTGCAAAGCTCCTCAGAGAAAAAGGAATAAAGGTAATTACTATGAGTGATGTCTTGAGAGAAAAGTATTATAAAGAGGCAAAAGAAGGGGAAAGATTAATGGATTTTGCAAAAAGAATCAGAGAGTTATACGGAAAAGGAGCTGTGGCTAAACTTTGTATAGAAAAAATTGGAAAAGAAGAGATTGTAGCCTTTGATGGAGTAAGGAATTGGGAAGAGATAGAGGAGTTTAAGAAGATAGGCAATGTAACTATAATTGCAGTTCACTCTCCTCCAAAGCTAAGATATGAAAGACTTCTCAAAAGAGGTAGAAAGGATGATACTTTAACCGTAGAGGGATTAATGAAAAGAGATTGGGAGGAATTAGAAATGGGAATAGGAAATGTAATAGCGTTGGCTGATTACATATTAATTAATGATTCTACGATAGAGGAATTTAAGAGTAAGGCAGAAGAATTATTAAAGCGAATATTATGA
- the thpR gene encoding RNA 2',3'-cyclic phosphodiesterase produces the protein MRLFTAVDIPQFPKVLEFMEAVKRTGADVKLVEPYNIHITLVFIGEIQENKLDLVKEAVARIDFQSFKIKLKGAGAFPNLSRPRVVWIGIEGGLQQLRTIRGNLLKELLARGIRPEDEKEFTPHLTIGRVKGPSNMMNLVNVINEYQNIEFGEIIVNKIILFKSTLTPKGPIYDPLLEVTSNDNRGGSSKENKT, from the coding sequence ATCAGGCTATTTACAGCAGTTGATATTCCTCAGTTTCCTAAAGTTCTTGAATTTATGGAAGCTGTTAAAAGGACTGGCGCTGATGTAAAACTTGTTGAACCATACAATATACATATAACTCTTGTTTTTATCGGCGAAATCCAGGAAAATAAATTAGATTTAGTAAAAGAAGCTGTTGCTAGAATAGATTTTCAATCCTTCAAAATAAAACTAAAAGGAGCTGGTGCATTTCCTAATTTATCTAGACCTAGAGTAGTTTGGATAGGAATTGAAGGAGGATTACAGCAATTAAGGACAATAAGAGGTAACTTATTGAAAGAATTACTAGCTCGAGGCATTAGACCAGAAGATGAAAAAGAATTTACCCCTCACTTGACAATTGGCAGAGTTAAAGGTCCTTCAAATATGATGAATTTAGTTAATGTGATTAATGAGTATCAGAATATAGAGTTTGGAGAAATTATCGTTAATAAGATAATTTTATTTAAGAGTACCTTAACACCTAAAGGACCAATATATGACCCATTACTAGAAGTGACCTCTAATGACAATAGAGGAGGAAGTTCTAAAGAGAATAAAACCTAG
- the cca gene encoding CCA tRNA nucleotidyltransferase: MTIEEEVLKRIKPSKEDEEKLRERAQIILDRLKGYNAEIEGSFRKGTWLKGDTDIDIFVFFPKSVGKEYLREKALKELIERFRDLNYKIAYAEHPYLIVYVDDVEIDVVPALSIESGEEAITAADRTPFHTKYVISHLDEKGRDEVRLLKRFLKGIGVYGAEIKVKGFSGYVTELLIIYYGSFKEVLRNASKFRPPVRIELVRPKKEFDSPLIVPDPVDPKRNASSAVSLKSLATFALASKIYLEKPSMEFFFPSKPGRQTIKGDILLVKVKIEESTVEDIIWGQVWRNVEKLKTLISHEGYRVIDISAWGDAENITIGIQLESKSIGEYYLNVGPYFYLHNVKNFIEENENVWIGEDGRLYSIKRRRYTVEEIIKRNLSFKQKFTYELQWLTEEVDDPWINLFLRKTPSWLK, encoded by the coding sequence ATGACAATAGAGGAGGAAGTTCTAAAGAGAATAAAACCTAGTAAAGAAGACGAGGAAAAGCTAAGGGAAAGAGCTCAGATTATATTAGATAGACTAAAGGGTTATAATGCAGAAATTGAGGGCTCATTCAGGAAAGGTACATGGCTAAAAGGAGATACTGATATAGATATTTTCGTATTTTTCCCTAAAAGTGTGGGTAAAGAATATCTTAGAGAGAAGGCTTTAAAGGAATTAATAGAAAGATTCCGTGATTTGAACTATAAAATTGCCTATGCTGAACATCCTTATTTGATAGTGTACGTTGATGATGTTGAGATAGATGTGGTTCCGGCCTTAAGTATAGAGTCTGGAGAAGAGGCGATTACTGCAGCGGATAGAACCCCGTTTCACACTAAGTATGTGATTTCTCATTTAGATGAAAAAGGGAGAGACGAAGTAAGACTATTAAAGAGATTTTTGAAAGGAATCGGAGTATATGGAGCAGAGATTAAAGTTAAAGGATTTTCCGGTTATGTTACTGAGCTTTTAATAATCTATTATGGTTCATTCAAGGAAGTTCTTAGAAATGCATCAAAGTTTCGTCCACCAGTTAGAATAGAATTAGTGAGACCAAAGAAAGAATTTGATTCCCCATTAATCGTTCCCGATCCCGTAGATCCTAAAAGGAATGCATCATCAGCCGTATCATTAAAAAGCTTAGCAACTTTCGCTTTAGCTTCAAAAATTTATCTTGAGAAACCTTCTATGGAATTCTTTTTTCCCTCTAAACCGGGTAGGCAAACAATAAAAGGTGATATTCTTCTCGTGAAAGTGAAAATCGAGGAAAGTACTGTGGAAGATATAATATGGGGACAAGTATGGAGAAATGTGGAAAAGTTAAAAACATTAATAAGTCATGAAGGCTATAGGGTTATTGATATTTCTGCTTGGGGGGATGCTGAGAATATAACTATTGGTATACAATTAGAAAGTAAGAGCATTGGTGAGTATTATCTAAATGTAGGTCCTTACTTTTATCTGCATAATGTAAAAAATTTCATAGAAGAAAATGAGAATGTATGGATTGGCGAAGACGGTAGGCTATACTCTATTAAGAGAAGAAGATATACAGTGGAAGAAATAATAAAAAGGAATTTATCCTTTAAGCAGAAGTTTACTTATGAATTACAGTGGCTTACTGAGGAAGTAGATGACCCTTGGATAAACTTATTCCTAAGAAAAACACCAAGTTGGTTAAAGTGA
- a CDS encoding serine/threonine protein kinase, producing MVKVRDFIYPRYDENIERELIEHGIKELYSFGPINLGKVNVIGKGKTGIVVLVDDNKVIKIRRSDSPKETLEIEAKIQIKAFPVAPKIHDYGRNFILMEYIDGRHLTREEKIDIIIDLLRKAKELEDKKIEHKELARPYKNVIVKPDRVYIIDYDSASFKENPLNVTSILSWLNFPHLANMYKKHRDIEEIVSLLYLLNKNQ from the coding sequence TTGGTTAAAGTGAGGGATTTCATTTATCCAAGATATGATGAAAATATTGAAAGAGAATTAATAGAACATGGTATAAAGGAACTTTACTCTTTTGGTCCTATAAACTTAGGTAAGGTGAATGTTATAGGGAAAGGAAAAACCGGAATAGTAGTTCTGGTTGACGATAATAAAGTAATAAAGATCAGAAGAAGTGATTCTCCTAAAGAAACATTAGAGATAGAAGCTAAGATTCAAATAAAAGCATTCCCAGTTGCCCCAAAAATACATGATTACGGTAGAAATTTTATACTTATGGAATATATTGATGGAAGACATTTAACTAGAGAAGAGAAGATAGATATTATAATAGATTTACTTAGAAAAGCAAAAGAATTAGAAGATAAAAAGATTGAACATAAGGAATTAGCTAGACCTTACAAAAATGTGATAGTTAAGCCTGATAGAGTGTATATAATAGATTATGATTCTGCGAGTTTTAAAGAAAATCCTCTCAATGTTACCTCAATATTAAGCTGGCTTAATTTTCCTCATCTAGCCAATATGTATAAAAAACACCGGGATATCGAAGAAATCGTTAGTTTACTCTATTTATTAAATAAAAATCAGTAA
- a CDS encoding phage/plasmid primase, P4 family yields MSERLQWAKEFVESGYAIIPIDPQSKKPVIKEWEKYSTQPLSDEDKQKFLKMVEDGYNYAVVCGQHGLVVLDFENKELLKSWIGESVVNDICSKTLCVDTPHGGLHIYLISNDIPPHKFNPAFVKDNETVMDLQSYKSYVLGPESCINHKNCSTDKCPWRGQDYTTCYTAEMPLGNVILGSDVDLKGLLKFFIEKGKKLGIEPSARLLEWLGDEVKKEDEKLEKLKEEMAKYDRFKGKTVEAIREEVCKEISKELEELKGKDDKKSKKWSAILTTAESAVCEGKTYAEIGIDRSRGDWAFYYVLFSHGATNLDVLEQLLPSDSKVFAPKWDKYYVHTVKKVWEKVKPLLEFQAQVKGKKEKEAKKIAKSIITGTILRLHKIKTFYQVTGHNQAVIGVFKWDKKKGVYTPFDKGLRKEIREIAEMLEIRSRDKTLAQLSKRDVDDIFDEIKDLTLTPLPKEPLRIAFKNGTLEWTEKGIIWYDAKERSPKVYSFYYLPWEVKVEEIEKFMNKEITVKDIEELASRLCPKSLETFKQWVDDKWVLLFEIIGYTLYPEIKFRKAFMVIGSGGNGKSTYINLIKKILGDYAVSISPRELFDPQNRFIAGNLYHKLANAVAESKNYTIEDMDRFKRLTGGDWITADVKFKDPITFKNIAKLIIASNNMPAVRDTDDKAFWHRWVLVEFPHEFKDNDTWFDKVFTEEEINGIVTTSIMAISRAFQMGHFDFEQNEKEVMDLWLSHIDSVYSFVKTYAEKGILTVDPKNGDLVVEKKRLYKMYRDYCNTMGFRGVGPNSFSRKLRTYFNISTDRKVVGYKDGKPIRRKFLVGIGINELEAYRQLNHETTIDEIKEFLNYIKENNNTIKEFTDIVKDFGDRDKANKFVKFCQDHRFCEPRGMDIFEIHLD; encoded by the coding sequence GTGAGTGAGAGACTGCAGTGGGCTAAAGAGTTTGTAGAAAGCGGATATGCGATTATTCCTATTGACCCTCAAAGCAAAAAGCCCGTGATTAAGGAGTGGGAGAAATATAGCACTCAGCCACTGAGTGATGAGGATAAGCAGAAATTCCTAAAGATGGTTGAAGATGGATATAATTATGCAGTCGTTTGCGGTCAGCACGGTCTCGTGGTTTTGGACTTTGAGAATAAGGAACTGCTGAAATCGTGGATTGGTGAGTCTGTAGTAAACGATATTTGCAGTAAGACGCTCTGTGTAGACACTCCTCACGGTGGACTGCATATATACCTAATATCTAATGATATACCACCACACAAGTTCAACCCCGCATTTGTTAAAGATAACGAGACCGTGATGGACCTACAGAGTTACAAAAGTTACGTATTAGGACCCGAGTCTTGTATTAACCACAAGAACTGCAGTACCGATAAGTGTCCATGGAGAGGACAAGACTACACCACGTGCTATACTGCAGAAATGCCTTTGGGGAATGTTATCTTAGGGTCAGATGTTGACCTAAAAGGGTTACTGAAGTTCTTTATCGAGAAGGGTAAAAAGTTAGGGATAGAACCCTCAGCACGGCTCTTAGAGTGGTTGGGTGATGAAGTAAAGAAAGAGGATGAGAAATTGGAAAAGCTCAAAGAGGAAATGGCGAAATACGACCGCTTTAAGGGTAAGACAGTTGAGGCGATAAGGGAAGAGGTGTGCAAAGAGATATCAAAGGAATTAGAGGAACTGAAGGGGAAGGACGATAAGAAGAGCAAGAAATGGTCTGCAATACTCACCACGGCTGAATCCGCGGTATGTGAAGGGAAAACATATGCCGAAATAGGGATAGATAGGAGTAGAGGAGATTGGGCCTTTTATTACGTCCTATTCTCACACGGTGCAACTAACCTAGATGTTTTGGAACAACTCCTTCCCTCAGACAGTAAAGTCTTTGCACCAAAATGGGACAAGTACTATGTCCACACCGTGAAGAAGGTGTGGGAAAAAGTTAAGCCATTATTAGAATTTCAGGCTCAAGTGAAAGGAAAGAAGGAGAAAGAGGCTAAGAAGATAGCAAAATCAATAATCACGGGTACTATCCTCAGACTCCACAAAATCAAGACGTTCTATCAGGTCACGGGGCATAATCAGGCAGTGATAGGGGTCTTCAAATGGGACAAGAAGAAAGGGGTCTACACGCCGTTTGATAAGGGGTTGAGGAAGGAGATAAGGGAAATAGCAGAGATGTTAGAAATAAGGTCGAGAGACAAAACATTAGCACAACTCAGCAAACGTGATGTTGACGACATATTTGACGAGATAAAGGACTTGACACTCACGCCGTTACCCAAAGAGCCGTTGAGGATTGCCTTCAAGAACGGGACACTTGAATGGACTGAAAAAGGCATTATTTGGTATGACGCAAAAGAGAGGAGTCCTAAGGTTTATTCTTTCTACTACCTACCGTGGGAAGTTAAGGTTGAAGAAATAGAGAAGTTCATGAATAAGGAGATAACAGTGAAAGACATTGAGGAATTAGCCTCACGGCTCTGTCCTAAGAGCCTAGAGACCTTTAAACAGTGGGTTGATGACAAATGGGTACTCCTATTTGAAATAATTGGTTATACTTTATACCCCGAAATTAAGTTCAGAAAAGCGTTTATGGTAATCGGGTCAGGTGGTAACGGCAAGTCCACATATATCAACCTTATAAAAAAGATATTAGGAGATTATGCAGTCAGCATTTCACCACGAGAACTCTTTGACCCCCAAAATAGGTTCATTGCGGGGAACCTCTACCACAAGTTAGCGAATGCAGTGGCTGAGTCTAAAAACTACACGATTGAGGACATGGATAGGTTCAAGAGGCTCACGGGCGGGGACTGGATAACTGCAGACGTGAAGTTCAAAGACCCGATAACGTTCAAAAACATTGCGAAACTAATTATTGCCTCAAATAACATGCCCGCAGTGAGGGATACTGACGATAAGGCGTTTTGGCATAGGTGGGTATTAGTCGAGTTCCCTCACGAGTTCAAAGACAACGACACGTGGTTTGACAAAGTGTTCACTGAAGAGGAGATTAACGGGATAGTTACGACTTCAATTATGGCAATATCACGCGCGTTCCAGATGGGGCATTTCGACTTTGAGCAGAACGAGAAAGAGGTCATGGACTTATGGCTATCACATATCGATAGCGTGTATAGCTTTGTGAAAACTTATGCCGAGAAGGGGATACTCACGGTCGACCCGAAAAACGGTGATTTGGTAGTGGAGAAAAAGAGGCTATACAAGATGTATAGGGACTATTGTAACACAATGGGCTTTAGAGGAGTAGGGCCTAACTCCTTTTCACGTAAGCTTAGAACATATTTCAACATTTCAACAGACCGCAAAGTAGTCGGCTACAAAGACGGCAAACCGATAAGGAGAAAGTTCCTAGTGGGGATTGGGATAAACGAGTTAGAGGCTTATAGGCAATTAAACCACGAGACGACTATTGATGAGATTAAAGAATTCCTAAATTATATTAAGGAAAATAATAATACTATAAAGGAGTTTACAGATATAGTCAAAGACTTTGGCGATAGAGATAAGGCTAATAAGTTTGTAAAGTTCTGCCAAGACCACAGATTTTGTGAGCCGAGAGGAATGGATATTTTCGAAATTCATCTAGACTAA
- a CDS encoding CopG family transcriptional regulator has product MFISVDIVVSNKPFAHIRLREEDKKLLKEIAKKYDISEADVVKIAIKKLAKELGVEVSS; this is encoded by the coding sequence ATGTTCATCTCGGTTGATATCGTGGTGTCTAACAAACCGTTTGCCCATATCCGCTTAAGGGAAGAAGATAAGAAGTTATTGAAGGAAATAGCCAAAAAATATGACATCTCTGAAGCTGACGTAGTAAAAATCGCGATAAAGAAACTCGCTAAAGAATTAGGCGTAGAGGTGTCTTCATAA
- a CDS encoding C2H2-type zinc finger protein produces MKSKDNHGLALQSKESQVDALDFLRKAIETIDFQQNDLLLYFSLVQVYKWVCPVCLTPFRSYISFIKHLRYEEHSKVCRYCGKEFAKSDDLIQHIVRKHLIHGVYGF; encoded by the coding sequence ATGAAATCTAAAGATAATCACGGGTTAGCCCTACAGTCTAAAGAGTCTCAAGTTGATGCCTTGGATTTCCTTAGGAAAGCTATAGAGACTATTGATTTTCAGCAGAACGACTTACTCCTCTACTTTTCCTTAGTCCAAGTGTATAAGTGGGTCTGCCCCGTGTGTTTGACCCCTTTTAGGAGTTACATATCGTTCATAAAGCATTTGCGTTATGAAGAACACAGTAAGGTCTGTAGGTATTGCGGTAAGGAGTTTGCTAAGTCTGATGACCTAATTCAGCATATCGTAAGGAAACACTTAATACACGGTGTTTACGGATTTTAG
- a CDS encoding integrase, which yields MNPGPLGCKPLKEGKTPLSNSLMITAFAPTPHDLRDGKCLEITPLLIELFRNDLLREGVKESTLKGWLYYLNKAKDKRLCSAEDVRKLWLGGSQRMWKESLSRFFSWYAKKYDAEELIAKLRKGLPEKVKRGVDTYVPTDAEVLKLRDSLPNEYADVYNVLISTGLRLTEVLYLLNNKDKVRVVDLGEFVRIHLDLMRKSKNALVCYLPKSVFESLKPLKAHKDTVSDVFCDSGLCEKYLRKWFNQKVRQVVKDRDLAEFLEGRISGLSVGAVHYTDLIALADKEYPKVFEVVKQFLKVS from the coding sequence TTGAACCCGGGACCTCTCGGTTGCAAGCCTCTGAAAGAGGGGAAAACCCCTCTTTCAAACTCCCTTATGATCACGGCTTTTGCCCCTACCCCGCATGATTTGAGGGATGGCAAATGCTTAGAAATTACTCCACTGTTAATAGAATTATTCAGAAACGATTTACTGAGAGAAGGCGTGAAGGAAAGCACTCTTAAGGGTTGGCTATACTATCTGAACAAAGCTAAAGATAAGAGGCTTTGCAGTGCTGAAGATGTCAGGAAATTATGGTTAGGCGGTTCACAGAGAATGTGGAAGGAATCACTATCGCGGTTCTTCTCATGGTATGCGAAAAAGTATGACGCTGAGGAATTAATCGCAAAGCTTAGGAAAGGATTACCAGAGAAAGTGAAGAGAGGCGTGGACACTTATGTACCTACAGACGCTGAAGTGCTGAAGTTACGCGATTCGTTACCTAATGAATATGCAGATGTATATAATGTATTGATAAGCACGGGTCTCAGACTCACAGAAGTACTTTATCTATTAAATAATAAGGATAAAGTGAGGGTTGTGGACTTAGGTGAATTTGTCAGAATTCATCTGGACTTGATGAGGAAATCCAAAAACGCCTTAGTATGCTATCTGCCTAAGTCAGTCTTTGAGAGCCTTAAGCCTCTGAAAGCCCACAAAGACACCGTGAGTGACGTATTCTGTGACTCAGGCTTATGCGAAAAGTATCTGAGGAAGTGGTTTAACCAGAAGGTAAGACAAGTGGTGAAGGATAGGGATTTAGCTGAGTTTTTGGAAGGGCGTATATCCGGTCTGTCAGTAGGTGCAGTACACTACACAGACTTGATAGCTTTAGCGGATAAGGAGTATCCTAAGGTATTTGAAGTGGTTAAGCAGTTTTTGAAGGTGAGCTAA
- a CDS encoding pyridoxal-phosphate dependent enzyme yields MMRQVCMRCGMEREGLEVRCKRCGGPFKVEVEDIPFSKNLRENFPYIKNWISLGEWHTPMIRSNNVYFKLDFLNPTGSYKDRGSVTLISYLAERGIKQISEDSSGNAGASIAAYGSAAGMRVKIFVPSTARGNKLKQIEIYGAEVIKVEGSREDVSKAAENSSYYYASHVLQPQFRDGIRSLAYEIVSDLGWRSPDNVFLPTSAGTLLLGVFEGFRHMFNQGIISKIPRLIAVQTEQVMPLCSKIKGLKYTPPEKVTSIADALVSTSPFLLPEMEKIVKEYGDCIVVSDEEILNSWKELAKKGILVEYSSATVYSAYKKINPEGTSVLVLTGSGLKVL; encoded by the coding sequence ATCATGAGACAAGTATGCATGCGTTGTGGAATGGAAAGAGAAGGGTTAGAAGTGCGCTGTAAGAGGTGTGGAGGTCCTTTTAAGGTTGAGGTTGAGGATATTCCTTTCTCTAAAAATTTAAGGGAAAATTTTCCTTATATAAAGAACTGGATTTCATTAGGGGAATGGCATACTCCTATGATAAGGTCTAATAACGTTTATTTTAAATTGGATTTCCTTAATCCTACTGGGTCTTATAAAGACAGAGGGTCTGTTACGTTAATTTCTTATTTAGCCGAAAGAGGGATAAAGCAAATTTCTGAAGATTCGTCTGGAAATGCTGGGGCTTCTATTGCTGCTTACGGTTCTGCAGCTGGAATGAGAGTTAAAATATTTGTTCCTTCAACTGCTAGAGGGAATAAACTAAAGCAGATTGAGATTTACGGTGCAGAAGTTATTAAAGTCGAGGGTAGTAGAGAAGATGTTTCGAAAGCTGCTGAAAACTCTTCATATTATTATGCGTCTCATGTTCTTCAACCTCAGTTTAGGGATGGAATAAGGTCTTTGGCTTATGAAATTGTAAGTGACTTAGGCTGGAGATCACCAGATAACGTGTTTTTACCAACATCTGCTGGAACTTTACTCTTGGGTGTTTTTGAAGGGTTTAGGCATATGTTTAATCAGGGTATAATAAGTAAAATTCCTAGGTTAATAGCAGTACAGACTGAACAAGTTATGCCTCTATGCTCTAAGATAAAGGGACTAAAGTATACTCCGCCAGAAAAAGTTACGTCAATTGCAGATGCTTTAGTTTCTACTAGTCCTTTCCTTCTGCCAGAAATGGAAAAAATAGTGAAAGAGTATGGCGACTGTATAGTAGTGTCTGATGAAGAAATTTTAAACTCCTGGAAGGAATTAGCTAAGAAAGGCATTCTCGTAGAATATAGTTCTGCTACAGTTTATTCTGCTTATAAGAAGATTAATCCAGAAGGAACTAGTGTATTAGTATTAACTGGAAGTGGTCTTAAAGTTTTATAA